In Fundulus heteroclitus isolate FHET01 chromosome 16, MU-UCD_Fhet_4.1, whole genome shotgun sequence, a single genomic region encodes these proteins:
- the tbc1d17 gene encoding TBC1 domain family member 17, which yields MSRKCDVTFVLEEAKQRLNRRKRKMGANVEDYKLIFEKEGVYLHTNAKRSVQETSLPGFIRIVERAGVPALEWSPLEDEGRSAPAVLYSKKDGEAGEEDPNFDPGYEPDWAVISTVKKDREHVQVKDSGQWAFSLPLSELYSLRRARFSLGRNFMVLTSRGGHPLPPLHFHRGGTRELLRALHRYIVLDQSPVDGRLFLAYPRDSDSAAFPQSFDKLHILEDGGVDIVSRFIHDPYATTFGGFSKVTNFFRAALRPPEASGARTAQHPGLAAQPDDEPGFELITCGVELGPRPDVSRGPALDRWEEFLDCEGRVKDPGKVKELVFRGGINPPLRKEVWKFLLGFYPWKSTRKEREDILRVKTDEYFRMKVQWKSVSEEQEMRNSLLRGYRSLIERDVNRTDRNNTFFSGNDNPGLTLLHDVLMTYCMYNFDLGYVQGMSDLLAPILFVTQNEVESFWCLTGFMELLHQNFEESQEAMKQQLLQLSVLLKALDPELCDFLDSQDSGSLCFCFRWLLIWFKREFSFEDILTLWEVLWTQLPCDNFHLLIACSILESQRGELIGSDHDFNTILKHINELTMKLDLHDVLRDAEAIYLQLVCCKELPRKVKQVLGLCVPCGSEEDSPDSQSSETERLLLQTEAGAAAPPAAPAAPPAAPPAAPPAAPPAAPHVPSYP from the exons ATGAGCAGGAAGTGTGACGTCAcgtttgttttggaagaagcgAAGCAGCGACTCAATCGACGAAAAAGGAAAATGGGGGCAAACGTGGAAGATTAcaag CTGATATTTGAGAAAGAGGGAGTGTACCTCCACACCAACGCCAAGAGGAGTGTCCAGGAAACCAGCCTCCCAGGATTTATTCGCATCGTGGAACGG GCTGGAGTTCCTGCTTTAGAATGGAGCCCGCTGGAGGACGAGGGTCGCAGCGCGCCCGCCGTCCTCTACAGCAAAAAG GATGGGGAGGCAGGAGAGGAGGACCCAAACTTTGACCCTGGGTACGAGCCTGACTGGGCGGTTATCAGCACCGTGAAGAAAGACCGCGAGCATGTCCAAGTGAAAGACTCAG GTCAGTGGGCCTTCTCCCTGCCGCTCTCTGAGCTCTACTCTCTGCGGAGGGCACGCTTTTCCCTGGGCCGCAACTTCATGGTGCTGACCAGCAGGGGGGGCCACCCGCTCCCCCCTCTGCACTTCCACAGAGGGGGCACCAGGGAGCTGCTGCGGGCTCTGCACCGCTACATCGTCCTGGACCA GTCTCCTGTTGACGGCCGCCTCTTCCTGGCTTACCCACGCGACTCCGACTCGGCTGCGTTCCCTCAGTCCTTCGACAAGCTGCACATCCTGGAAGACGGCGGCGTCGACATCGTCTCG AGATTCATCCACGACCCGTACGCCACCACGTTTGGAGGATTCTCCAAAGTCACCAACTTCTTCCGGGCCGCCCTGCGGCCCCCGGAGGCCAGCGGCGCGCGGACCGCCCAGCATCCGGGTCTGGCGGCGCAGCCCGACGACGAGCCTGGCTTTGAGCTCATCACCTGC GGCGTGGAGCTGGGTCCCAGGCCGGACGTTAGCAGGGGTCCAGCTCTGGACCGGTGGGAGGAGTTTCTGGACTGTGAAGGCCGCGTGAAGGACCCAGGAAAAGTCAAAGAACTGGTGTTCAGAGGG GGCATCAATCCGCCGCTCAGGAAAGAAGTCTGGAAGTTCCTCCTCGGCTTTTATCCATGGAAGAGCACCAGAAAGGAGAGGGAGGACATCCTGCGAGTCAAAAC ggACGAGTACTTCAGGATGAAGGTGCAGTGGAAGTCAGTGAGTGAGGAGCAGGAGATGAGGAACTCTCTCCTCAGAGGCTACCGCAGCCTGATAG AGAGGGACGTCAACAGGACGGACAGGAACAACACCTTCTTCTCCGGCAACGACAACCCCGGCCTGACGCTGCTCCACGACGTGCTGATGACGTACTGCATGTACAACTTTGACCTCG GTTATGTCCAGGGGATGAGCGACCTCCTCGCTCCCATCCTGTTCGTCACGCAGAACGAGGTGGAGTCCTTCTGGTGTCTGACGGGCTTCATGGAGCTGCTG CACCAGAACTTTGAGGAGTCCCAGGAGGCCATGAAGcagcagctgcttcagctcagcgtccTGCTGAAGGCTCTGGACCCAGAGCTCTGCGACTTCCTCG ACTCGCAGGACAGCGgctctctctgcttctgtttCCGCTGGCTGCTCATCTGGTTCAAGAGAGAGTTTTCCTTTGAAGACATCCTCACCTTGTGGGAG GTCCTCTGGACGCAGCTTCCCTGTGACAACTTCCACCTGCTGATCGCCTGCTCCATCCTGGAGTCCCAGCGAggagagctgattggctcagaCCACGACTTCAACACCATCCTCAAG CATATTAATGAGCTGACCATGAAGCTGGACCTGCATGACGTCCTGCGTGACGCCGAGGCCATCTACCTGCAGCTGGTCTGCTGCAAG GAGCTTCCCCGCAAAGTGAAGCAGGTGTTGGGTCTCTGCGTCCCGTGCGGCTCTGAGGAGGACAGTCCAGACTCCCAGAGCAGCGAGACAGAACGCCTCCTGCTGCAGACGGAGgcaggagctgctgctcctcctgctgctcctgctgctcctcctgctgctcctcctgctgctcctcctgctgctccacctgctgctccacACGTTCCCAGCTACCCTTAA
- the ccndx gene encoding cyclin Dx, protein MDPGVSVSLWCEEAEEDQRAAPQTEEDQRAAPQLRAAWDPSVSGHRVIQRLLHLEERYLPSVLYVSLIQREPQRREELAKWALEVCCDCGCDEAVFPLSVSLMDRYLSAYLSLPVSPYCLAAGCILIASKLTECHTVSADALCAAAELSFQPSDLREMERLILAALRWDTAAVTPQDFLPHFLASMEERGGPQQELLSTLRRHGDTLAALCVCDSRFLGAPPSLVAAASLNCALGGLGGHCSAQPAVMSALLAELCRTDVAVLQCYSEMIELALRQRLRSGLQPGPTEKDQEVEEERPGTPTDMTEIDF, encoded by the exons ATGGACCCAGGagtgtctgtgtctctctggtgTGAGGAGGCCGAGGAGGACCAGAGGGCTGCTCCTCAGACCGAGGAGGACCAGAGGGCTGCTCCTCAGCTGCGAGCCGCCTGGGACCCCTCGGTGTCGGGCCACCGGGTGATCCAGAGGCTGCTCCACCTGGAGGAGAGGTACCTGCCCTCCGTTCTCTACGTCAGCCTCATCCAGCGGGAGCCGCAGCGCCGGGAGGAGCTCGCCAAATGGGCCCTGGAG GTGTGCTGTGACTGTGGCTGCGACGAGGCGGTCTTCCCGCTGTCCGTCTCCCTGATGGACCGTTACCTGTCTGCCTACCTGTCCCTGCCCGTCTCACCCTACTGCCTGGCTGCCGGATGCATCCTGATCGCCTCCAAGCTCACCGAGTGCCACACCGTCAGCGCAGACGCCCTCTGCGCCGCCGCTGAGCTCAGCTTCCAGCCGTCAGACCTGCGG GaaatggagcgcctcatcctggCCGCCCTCCGGTGGGACACGGCAGCAGTGACTCCTCAGGACTTCCTCCCACACTTCCTGGCCTCCATGGAGGAACGAGGAGGACCTCAGCAGGAGCTGCTGTCCACCCTGAGGCGGCACGGCGACACGCTGGCCGCCCTCTGCGTCTGTGACTCCCGTTTTCTGGGAGCCCCTCCCTCACTTGTTGCTGCGGCATCACTGAACTGTGCGCTCGGAGGCCTGGGCGGCCATTGCTCGGCTCAGCCGGCCGTCATGAGTGCGCTGCTGGCCGAGCTGTGCCGTACGGATGTG GCAGTGCTGCAGTGCTACAGCGAGATGATCGAACTGGCCCTCAGACAGCGGCTGAGGAGCGGGCTGCAGCCGGGCCCCACGGAGAAGGaccaggaggtggaggaggaaagGCCTGGGACGCCTACGGACATGACAGAGATCGACTTCTGA